The Oncorhynchus keta strain PuntledgeMale-10-30-2019 chromosome 17, Oket_V2, whole genome shotgun sequence genome has a window encoding:
- the rab11a gene encoding ras-related protein Rab-11A, with translation MGNRDDEYDYLFKVVLIGDSGVGKSNLLSRFTRNEFNLESKSTIGVEFATRSIQVDGKTVKAQIWDTAGQERYRAITSAYYRGAVGALLVYDIAKHLTYENVERWLKELRDHADSNIVIMLVGNKSDLRHLRAVPTDEARTFAEKNGLSFLETSALDSTNVETSFQTILTEIYRIVSQKQMSDRRDNDMSPSNNVVNIQVQPTENKPKMQCCQSI, from the exons tggtgttgataggagactcCGGTGTGGGGAAGAGTAACCTGTTGTCTCGTTTCACCCGGAATGAGTTTAACCTGGAGAGTAAGAGCACCATCGGGGTGGAGTTTGCCACCCGCAGTATCCAGGTGGATGGGAAGACCGTGAAGGCTCAGATCTGGGACACAGCTGGCCAGGAGAGATACCGGGCTATTACATCAGC GTATTACCGTGGGGCAGTGGGGGCCTTGTTGGTCTATGACATCGCCAAGCACCTGACCTATGAAAACGTGGAGCGTTGGCTGAAGGAGCTGAGAGACCATGCAGACAGCAACATCGTAATTATGCTGGTCGGCAACAAGAGTGACCTGCGCCACCTCAGGGCCGTGCCCACCGACGAGGCACGGACATTCGCAG AGAAGAACGGTTTGTCTTTCCTGGAGACCTCAGCCCTGGATTCTACTAACGTGGAGACATCCTTCCAGACCATTCTGACTG AAATCTATCGCATCGTGTCTCAGAAACAGATGTCGGACCGACGAGACAACGACATGTCGCCTAGCAACAACGTGGTCAACATCCAGGTGCAGCCGACGGAGAACAAACCAAAGATGCAGTGTTGTCAGAGCATCTAA